In Arachis hypogaea cultivar Tifrunner chromosome 2, arahy.Tifrunner.gnm2.J5K5, whole genome shotgun sequence, a genomic segment contains:
- the LOC112734309 gene encoding NAC domain-containing protein 43, with protein sequence MPESMSISVNGQSQVPPGFRFHPTEEELLQYYLRKKVSYEKIDLDVIRDVDLNKLEPWDIQEKCKIGTTPQNDWYFFSHKDKKYPTGTRTNRATAAGFWKATGRDKVIYSNGKRIGMRKTLVFYKGRAPHGQKSDWIMHEYRLDDNTTNDANIVSNVMGDAAQEEGWVVCRIFKKKNHLKTLDSPLTSSISGDGGRRSHHHHHLFDSCDEGALEQILQQMGRGGGGGGCKEEINNYDQSNNNNNNNNNNYGGSSSLTTRYARPFDTINNNVDSRFLKLPSLESPKSTSMDHNNNNNNNDNDDSNENNGYHPIIPVEMVTENEGSFTCDNPNNMFHHHHLGGGGGGSSDGGGGLTNWVALDRLVASQLNGQTEASRKLSCFNDPTMGYGTGNHDLLFPSVRSTSSLTSSSASINPRAVISAGAGAYISPGAQDYTTTSEIDLWNFARSTSSLLSSSEPLCHVSNTSV encoded by the exons ATGCCAGAAAGCATGAGTATATCAGTGAATGGACAATCTCAAGTTCCACCTGGATTCAGGTTCCATCCAACTGAGGAAGAACTCCTTCAATACTACTTAAGGAAGAAGGTCTCTTATGAGAAGATTGATCTTGATGTTATTCGTGACGTTGATCTCAACAAGCTTGAACCATGGGATATACAAG AGAAATGTAAGATAGGAACCACCCCACAAAATGATTGGTACTTCTTCAGCCACAAAGACAAGAAGTATCCGACCGGAACCCGGACGAATAGAGCGACCGCGGCCGGGTTCTGGAAGGCCACCGGCCGCGACAAGGTGATATACAGCAACGGGAAGAGGATTGGAATGAGGAAGACGTTGGTATTCTACAAAGGAAGAGCCCCTCATGGCCAAAAGTCTGATTGGATCATGCATGAGTATAGGCTTGATGATAACACCACCAACGATGCCAATATT GTTTCAAATGTGATGGGAGATGCAGCACAAGAAGAAGGGTGGGTGGTGTGTAGaatattcaagaagaagaaccatCTAAAAACCCTAGATAGTCCTTTAACCTCTTCTATCTCCGGTGACGGAGGTAGGAggagccaccaccaccaccacctgtTCGACTCGTGCGACGAGGGCGCCTTAGAGCAAATTCTCCAACAAATGGgaagaggtggtggtggtggtggttgcaaGGAAGAGATCAACAACTATGATCAatctaataacaacaacaacaataacaacaacaactatGGTGGATCATCATCGTTAACAACAAGGTATGCAAGACCTTTTGACACAATCAACAACAATGTTGATAGCAGGTTCTTGAAGCTCCCAAGCCTAGAGAGTCCAAAATCAACAAGCAtggatcataataataataacaacaacaatgataATGATGATAGCAATGAAAATAATGGGTACCATCCTATTATTCCAGTTGAGATGGTAACTGAAAATGAAGGGTCATTCACATGTGACAATCCCAACAACATGTTTCATCATCACCATTTGGGTGGTGGCGGTGGTGGCAGCAGCGACGGCGGTGGCGGTCTTACAAATTGGGTAGCGCTAGATAGGCTTGTTGCTTCTCAGCTTAACGGTCAGACCGAAGCTTCTAGAAAACTCTCTTGCTTCAATGATCCCACCATGGGGTATGGCACTGGAAATCATGATCTTCTATTTCCATCCGTCAGATCTACTTCATCGTTGACGTCATCGTCAGCGTCAATAAATCCAAGGGCTGTTATTAGTGCGGGTGCAGGTGCATACATTTCTCCAGGCGCACAGGATTATACCACCACAAGCGAGATTGACCTGTGGAACTTTGCTAGATCCACTTCTTCGTTGTtgtcatcctctgagccattgtGCCACGTGTCAAACACGTCAGTGTAG